A single genomic interval of Porphyromonas sp. oral taxon 275 harbors:
- a CDS encoding RNA degradosome polyphosphate kinase, whose product MTHLRRRGQHFPYIERDTSWMYFNRRILMEAMREDLPLLECFNYLGIYSNNLDEFFRVRVASLRRVVDATTEATEPERRKARETLRSILRLNQEYSEIFEETLEALMRRLAEEHIHFVNEQELSPAQAEEVLDFFIRKINGTTSPIFINSPTFSPERHLRETLYLAVVLWHEATEPEEKHEIALLEVPTKALGRFFRLKDQGGESYLMFLDDVLRYCLPYIFVGTNYARYEAYAFKFTKDAEFEIEQDLRTSVIEKVSRGVKRRKRGETVRVVFDAAMPPDVLKRLSDMAELNFRDTRVGGGRYHNMRDLMTLPDFGRRELRFAPQPPLRPSARCYRESLIERILQRDLCIHLPYQSFDYILRLLQEAAINPLVTEIRISLYRVAHNSKVIRALTAAALNGKRVTAVIELLARFDEESNIGWSKKMQDSGINVVFGHEKLKIHSKLIYIATKQGNISCIASGNLHEGTAELYTDLMLMTAHEGICADVARVFDFIERPFLTTKFKELLVAPNELRGKLYQLINREIRLERSGRKGLIRLKLNHIVDERMVQKLYEACQAGVQVELCLRGNCSLVPEVPGYSEGLYINAIISRYLEHTRIYIFGNDGAPRYFVGSTDWMPRNLDKRVEVMTPVYDPDIQRELDLIVEAGLADTSQGYYTREGVVHARREELPPGTEPYNSQQVLYQYYSDRQAKEHE is encoded by the coding sequence ATGACCCATCTCAGACGACGGGGACAGCACTTCCCCTACATAGAGCGCGACACGAGCTGGATGTACTTCAATCGGCGCATCCTCATGGAGGCCATGCGCGAAGACCTCCCACTGCTTGAGTGCTTCAACTATCTCGGGATCTACTCCAATAATCTAGACGAGTTCTTCCGCGTACGCGTGGCCTCCCTCAGACGCGTAGTCGACGCTACGACAGAGGCGACCGAGCCCGAGCGTCGCAAGGCCAGGGAGACGCTGCGCAGCATCCTGAGGCTGAACCAAGAGTACTCCGAGATCTTCGAGGAGACACTCGAGGCGCTCATGCGTCGCCTAGCCGAGGAGCACATCCACTTCGTCAACGAGCAGGAGCTATCGCCTGCGCAGGCCGAGGAGGTCCTAGACTTCTTCATCCGCAAGATCAATGGCACGACGAGCCCGATCTTCATCAATAGCCCGACCTTCAGCCCTGAGCGCCACCTCCGCGAGACACTCTACCTGGCAGTCGTCCTGTGGCACGAGGCCACGGAGCCCGAGGAGAAGCACGAGATCGCCCTCTTGGAGGTGCCGACGAAGGCGCTGGGGCGCTTCTTCCGCCTCAAGGATCAGGGCGGCGAGAGCTACCTCATGTTCCTCGACGACGTGCTGCGCTACTGCCTCCCCTATATCTTCGTAGGGACGAACTATGCCCGCTACGAGGCCTATGCCTTCAAGTTCACCAAGGACGCCGAGTTCGAGATCGAGCAAGACCTGCGCACCAGTGTCATCGAGAAGGTCTCGCGCGGCGTCAAGCGCCGCAAGCGTGGCGAGACGGTACGCGTGGTCTTCGACGCCGCTATGCCTCCAGACGTCCTGAAGCGACTGAGCGATATGGCGGAGCTCAACTTCAGAGACACGCGCGTCGGGGGCGGGCGCTACCACAACATGCGCGACCTGATGACGCTCCCCGACTTCGGGCGCCGCGAGCTGCGCTTCGCCCCTCAGCCCCCGCTGCGCCCCTCGGCACGCTGCTACCGAGAGAGCCTCATCGAGCGCATCCTGCAGCGTGACCTCTGCATCCACCTCCCCTATCAGAGCTTCGACTACATCCTGAGGCTACTGCAGGAGGCGGCGATCAATCCTCTCGTCACCGAGATACGCATCTCACTCTACCGCGTAGCGCACAACTCCAAGGTCATCCGCGCGCTCACCGCCGCTGCGCTCAATGGCAAGCGTGTCACCGCCGTCATCGAGCTGCTCGCCCGCTTCGACGAGGAGTCCAATATCGGCTGGAGCAAGAAGATGCAGGACTCGGGCATCAACGTAGTCTTTGGGCACGAGAAGCTGAAGATCCACTCCAAGCTCATCTACATCGCCACCAAGCAGGGCAATATCTCCTGTATCGCCTCGGGCAACCTCCACGAGGGCACGGCTGAGCTCTATACTGACCTCATGCTGATGACCGCCCACGAGGGGATCTGCGCCGATGTGGCACGTGTCTTCGACTTCATCGAGCGCCCCTTCCTCACCACCAAGTTCAAGGAGCTGCTGGTGGCGCCGAACGAGCTGCGCGGCAAGCTCTACCAGCTCATCAACCGCGAGATCCGCCTCGAGCGCAGCGGACGTAAGGGGCTGATCCGACTCAAGCTGAACCACATCGTCGACGAGCGTATGGTGCAGAAGCTCTACGAGGCCTGCCAGGCGGGGGTCCAGGTGGAGCTCTGCCTGCGCGGCAACTGCTCCCTCGTCCCCGAGGTCCCAGGCTACAGCGAGGGGCTCTACATCAATGCCATCATCTCCCGCTATCTGGAGCATACGCGCATCTACATCTTTGGCAACGACGGGGCTCCCCGCTACTTCGTCGGCTCCACGGACTGGATGCCGCGCAATCTCGATAAGCGCGTAGAGGTCATGACGCCCGTCTACGACCCCGACATCCAGCGTGAGCTCGACCTCATCGTAGAGGCAGGGCTCGCCGATACCTCCCAGGGCTACTATACCCGCGAGGGCGTCGTCCATGCCCGCCGCGAGGAGCTCCCCCCAGGCACCGAGCCGTACAACTCACAGCAGGTGCTCTACCAGTATTACAGCGATCGACAAGCCAAGGAACATGAGTAA
- a CDS encoding Ppx/GppA family phosphatase codes for MSKSHYAGIDIGSNAVRLLIKCLNEPGSSEPLSKVQLVRVPLRLGEDAFTEGRISKKKAKQLVSLMKAYSSLMEIYEVTAWRACATSAMRDAENGQELVERIYEKTGIKIEIIDGKEEARLISADLMRSLAGRDGDTYLYVDVGGGSTELNLVQGDQLIDSRSFDIGTIRQLNGRVRDEVREAFAGHIHELHARFGELQLVGTGGNINKLLRLGAPSERANINILSVDSLREVADQLRQHTPEERMQLFRLKPDRAEVIVPAADIFLTVSELTGASEIIVPTKGLADGIVDSICPILAG; via the coding sequence ATGAGTAAGTCCCACTACGCAGGTATAGACATCGGCTCCAATGCCGTGCGCCTGCTCATCAAATGCCTCAACGAACCCGGGAGCAGCGAGCCCCTATCCAAGGTGCAGCTCGTGCGCGTGCCCCTTCGCCTCGGGGAGGACGCCTTCACCGAGGGGCGCATCTCCAAGAAAAAGGCTAAGCAGCTCGTCTCCCTCATGAAGGCCTATAGCTCCCTGATGGAGATCTACGAGGTGACAGCCTGGCGCGCCTGTGCCACCTCCGCCATGCGTGACGCGGAGAACGGGCAGGAGCTCGTCGAGCGCATCTACGAGAAGACGGGCATCAAGATCGAGATCATCGACGGCAAGGAGGAGGCTCGCCTCATCTCGGCCGACCTGATGCGCTCGCTCGCTGGGCGCGATGGCGACACCTATTTATATGTAGACGTCGGTGGGGGGAGTACGGAGCTCAACCTCGTCCAGGGCGATCAGCTCATCGACTCGCGCTCCTTCGACATCGGTACGATACGCCAGCTCAATGGGCGGGTGCGCGACGAGGTGCGCGAGGCCTTCGCGGGGCACATCCACGAGCTACATGCACGCTTCGGAGAGTTGCAGCTGGTGGGTACTGGGGGCAATATCAATAAGCTCCTACGCCTGGGTGCCCCCTCCGAGCGCGCCAATATCAACATCCTCTCGGTCGATAGCCTGCGTGAGGTCGCCGATCAGCTGCGTCAGCACACGCCCGAGGAGCGCATGCAGCTCTTCCGCCTCAAGCCCGACCGCGCCGAGGTCATCGTACCCGCAGCAGACATCTTCCTCACCGTCTCCGAGCTTACGGGCGCCAGCGAGATCATCGTCCCGACGAAGGGGCTCGCCGACGGTATCGTAGATTCCATCTGCCCTATCCTGGCAGGCTAA